A window from Bacillota bacterium encodes these proteins:
- a CDS encoding N-acetylornithine carbamoyltransferase: MKTDVFKGRDFISEFELTREELETILEVAFRLKEDYALRRPHRLLEGKNLFLIFYNRSLRTRNSFEAGFAQLGGHANYLDADKVYTPAIKGMEKAYTTERVSDVARVLSRYGDAIAIRIYGKPTGWVYGRGNEYIREFARWATIPVINMEDDMWHPCQAMADIMTMKEKLGDLKGKKVVVSWAYSPSVEKPVAVPQSAVAISSFFGMDIVLAHPEGFELDPGVIEKVKENQRRFGGTFEIVHDMKKAFRDADVVYPKCWGVLKHIPPQARAADWDAVGKLFDANKHWICDEDTLKLARPDVLYMHCLPADRGFEVTDEVIDGPNSVVFDEAENRLHAQKAVMALIMQ, translated from the coding sequence GTGAAGACAGATGTGTTCAAGGGAAGGGACTTCATCTCCGAGTTCGAGCTCACCCGGGAGGAGCTGGAGACCATCCTGGAGGTGGCGTTCCGGCTGAAGGAAGACTATGCCCTGCGCCGGCCCCACCGGTTGCTGGAAGGCAAGAACCTGTTCCTGATCTTCTACAACCGGTCCCTGCGCACGCGCAACAGCTTCGAGGCCGGGTTCGCCCAGCTGGGCGGCCACGCCAACTATCTGGATGCGGACAAGGTCTACACTCCCGCCATCAAGGGGATGGAGAAGGCGTACACCACCGAGCGGGTGTCCGACGTGGCCCGGGTGCTGTCCCGCTACGGCGACGCCATCGCCATCCGCATTTACGGCAAGCCCACCGGCTGGGTTTACGGCCGGGGCAATGAGTACATCCGGGAGTTTGCCCGCTGGGCCACCATCCCGGTCATCAACATGGAAGACGACATGTGGCACCCGTGCCAGGCCATGGCGGACATCATGACCATGAAGGAGAAGCTGGGTGACCTGAAGGGTAAGAAGGTCGTGGTGAGCTGGGCATACTCCCCCAGCGTGGAGAAGCCGGTGGCGGTTCCCCAGAGCGCCGTGGCCATCTCCAGCTTCTTCGGCATGGACATCGTGCTGGCCCACCCCGAGGGATTCGAGCTCGATCCCGGGGTGATCGAGAAGGTGAAGGAGAACCAGCGCAGGTTCGGGGGCACCTTCGAAATCGTCCACGACATGAAGAAGGCCTTCCGCGATGCCGACGTGGTGTATCCCAAGTGCTGGGGGGTGCTCAAGCACATCCCGCCCCAGGCCAGGGCAGCGGACTGGGACGCCGTGGGGAAGCTGTTCGATGCCAACAAGCACTGGATTTGCGACGAGGATACCCTTAAGCTGGCCCGGCCTGATGTGCTGTACATGCACTGCCTGCCCGCCGACCGGGGCTTTGAGGTCACCGACGAGGTCATCGACGGTCCCAACTCGGTGGTGTTCGACGAGGCGGAAAACAGATTGCATGCCCAGAAGGCCGTGATGGCCCTCATCATGCAGTGA